One genomic region from Natrinema caseinilyticum encodes:
- the dacZ gene encoding diadenylate cyclase DacZ encodes MAGLDDVFGDLFTNVDAVVLFSPSGSYYERFAAIDDVDVLVVGTENAVGAETFVELPLAFEEVTERIRFGLEGALQQGLIEDGDELACATSIFGDGIDTVSRVRADAETQTGIYDLFVKSRAEPEVIKAVLELAIELGQKGQKGKPVGALFVVGDAGKVMNKSRPLSYNPFEKSHVHVGDPIVNVMLKEFSRLDGAFVISDAGKIVSAYRYLEPSAEGVDIPKGLGARHMAGGAITRDTNAISIVLSESDGLVRAFKAGELILEVDPEAY; translated from the coding sequence ATGGCCGGGTTAGACGACGTGTTCGGGGATCTCTTTACGAACGTGGACGCGGTCGTCCTCTTTTCGCCGAGCGGGTCGTACTACGAGCGGTTTGCAGCCATCGACGACGTGGACGTGCTCGTCGTCGGAACGGAAAACGCCGTCGGGGCGGAGACGTTCGTCGAACTTCCCCTCGCGTTCGAGGAGGTCACCGAACGGATCCGCTTCGGGCTCGAGGGGGCGCTCCAACAGGGGCTGATCGAAGACGGCGACGAACTGGCCTGTGCGACGAGCATCTTCGGCGACGGAATCGATACGGTGTCCCGCGTCAGAGCGGACGCGGAGACCCAGACCGGGATCTACGACCTGTTCGTCAAATCCCGCGCCGAACCGGAGGTCATCAAAGCGGTCCTCGAGTTGGCGATCGAACTGGGGCAGAAAGGACAGAAAGGGAAGCCGGTCGGGGCGCTGTTCGTCGTCGGCGACGCGGGAAAGGTGATGAACAAGTCGCGACCGCTTTCGTACAACCCCTTCGAGAAGTCTCACGTCCACGTCGGCGATCCGATCGTGAACGTCATGTTGAAGGAGTTCTCGCGCCTCGACGGCGCGTTCGTCATCTCGGACGCGGGGAAAATCGTTTCAGCGTATCGGTACCTCGAGCCGTCCGCGGAAGGGGTCGACATTCCGAAGGGGCTCGGCGCGCGACACATGGCCGGTGGTGCGATCACACGCGATACCAACGCGATTTCGATCGTCCTATCGGAGAGCGACGGCCTCGTTCGAGCGTTCAAGGCCGGTGAACTTATTCTGGAGGTCGATCCGGAGGCGTACTGA
- a CDS encoding transcription initiation factor IIB family protein, whose product MYSARDRVEHEPWLEELEAIADRLELSTDARSTAADLFLADVPSSDRSKRAVLAASVYAGSLVAGDGRTQGAVADAADVSRLSIQSRWKELLESAGLEPPRW is encoded by the coding sequence ATGTACAGCGCGCGGGACCGCGTCGAACACGAACCGTGGCTCGAGGAACTGGAGGCCATCGCCGATCGGCTCGAACTCTCGACGGACGCGCGGTCGACCGCGGCCGATCTCTTCCTCGCCGACGTCCCGTCGTCCGATCGGTCCAAGCGAGCGGTCCTCGCCGCGAGCGTCTACGCCGGCTCGCTCGTCGCCGGTGACGGCCGCACGCAGGGGGCGGTGGCGGACGCCGCCGACGTCTCTCGGCTCTCGATTCAATCCCGCTGGAAGGAGTTACTCGAGTCCGCCGGTCTCGAGCCCCCGCGCTGGTAA
- a CDS encoding twitching motility protein PilT, with translation MTGPPRNATVLNTTVLSNFAHVDHAELLVKLPRVATTDAVRTELEEGVETHLYLENALVVLGEQIPVITPSPSTEAVEAKLLETLDPGEAQALAVAEAAGGLVVTDDGDARETANQRGLGLTGSIGLLVRFVEDGHITAETADGYLKRWIDEAGFRSPARDFDVFLEY, from the coding sequence ATGACAGGGCCCCCGAGAAATGCGACGGTACTCAACACCACTGTCCTTTCGAACTTTGCTCACGTGGATCACGCCGAGTTGCTAGTCAAACTGCCTCGAGTCGCGACGACGGATGCTGTCCGGACGGAACTCGAAGAGGGGGTTGAGACACACCTGTACCTCGAAAACGCGTTGGTCGTCCTCGGAGAGCAGATCCCGGTGATTACACCCTCTCCGTCGACAGAAGCGGTGGAAGCGAAACTTCTGGAAACGCTGGATCCAGGTGAGGCACAGGCACTGGCCGTTGCAGAGGCTGCTGGCGGGTTGGTCGTCACCGATGACGGAGATGCACGAGAAACTGCGAACCAGCGTGGTCTCGGCCTGACCGGCTCGATCGGACTCTTGGTGCGTTTCGTCGAAGATGGTCACATCACCGCAGAGACGGCCGATGGGTACCTCAAACGCTGGATCGACGAGGCTGGATTTCGCTCTCCGGCCCGTGACTTCGACGTCTTCTTGGAGTATTGA
- a CDS encoding mechanosensitive ion channel family protein, translated as MVDWQALVNEPAIIAAAVLALGLVVGYLVGRLNEELLSASGVPEAVEGTPFERTAQSIGTSTVEIVARLSSWFIYGIAVLTAIHIAQLLDTDAFWLRVTEFIPQLFIAVLVLIIGFIVADKSELVVSEYLRGVKLPDVSIIPKLVKYSVLYVTFIIALGQIGVHVLALLILLTVYAVGVVIVGTVAFKDFLVSSAAGIYLLLNQPYGIGDEVRIGDQTGIVQDVDLFVTKIEDDSEEFIVPNRRVFEDGVVRMRD; from the coding sequence ATGGTAGACTGGCAGGCGCTCGTCAACGAACCGGCGATCATAGCGGCCGCGGTGCTTGCGCTCGGCCTCGTCGTCGGCTACCTCGTCGGCCGGCTCAACGAAGAGTTGCTGTCGGCCTCGGGGGTACCGGAAGCCGTCGAGGGGACGCCGTTCGAGCGAACTGCCCAGTCGATCGGCACGTCCACGGTCGAAATCGTGGCCCGGCTGAGTTCGTGGTTCATCTACGGGATCGCCGTCCTCACGGCGATCCACATCGCGCAGTTGCTCGATACGGACGCCTTCTGGCTCCGGGTGACGGAGTTCATACCGCAGCTTTTCATCGCCGTCCTCGTCCTCATCATCGGCTTCATCGTCGCGGACAAGTCCGAACTCGTCGTCAGCGAGTATCTGCGCGGGGTCAAGCTTCCCGACGTGTCGATCATCCCGAAACTGGTCAAGTACTCCGTGCTCTACGTCACCTTCATCATCGCGCTGGGCCAGATCGGCGTCCACGTCCTGGCCCTGCTGATCCTGCTGACGGTGTACGCCGTCGGGGTCGTCATCGTCGGCACGGTCGCCTTCAAGGATTTCCTCGTCTCGAGTGCGGCCGGGATCTACCTGTTGCTCAACCAGCCCTACGGGATCGGCGACGAAGTCCGGATCGGCGACCAGACCGGCATCGTCCAGGACGTCGATCTGTTCGTCACCAAGATCGAGGACGATTCGGAGGAGTTCATCGTTCCGAATCGGCGGGTCTTCGAGGACGGGGTCGTTCGAATGCGAGATTGA
- a CDS encoding phosphopantetheine adenylyltransferase: protein MDVALGGTFDPVHDGHRRLFERAFELGDVTVGLTSDELAPKTRAVERRVRSYEDRKRDLETELEAIATEYDRDFRVRKLEKPTGIATEPQFDYLVVSPETREGGTRINEIRDERGHDPLEVVVVPHLRAEDGDIISSTRIVNGEIDEHGNVVDE from the coding sequence ATGGACGTCGCGCTTGGTGGGACCTTCGACCCCGTTCACGATGGCCACAGACGGCTATTCGAACGGGCGTTCGAACTCGGAGATGTGACTGTCGGGTTGACCAGCGACGAACTCGCGCCGAAGACACGCGCCGTCGAACGACGAGTGAGATCGTACGAGGACCGGAAACGGGACCTCGAGACCGAACTCGAAGCGATCGCGACCGAGTACGACCGCGACTTCCGGGTTCGCAAACTCGAGAAGCCGACGGGAATCGCGACCGAACCGCAGTTCGACTACCTCGTCGTCTCGCCGGAAACCCGCGAGGGTGGGACCCGAATCAACGAGATCCGAGACGAGCGCGGCCACGATCCGCTGGAAGTCGTCGTCGTCCCACACCTCCGGGCCGAGGACGGCGACATCATTTCGAGTACCCGAATCGTCAACGGCGAAATCGACGAACACGGGAACGTCGTCGACGAGTGA
- a CDS encoding UPF0175 family protein, with product MSRTTATIPDDLTDLMEGAVKAGIFENKSDAIRHVLREYFEENQNARIAAAVSLYDDGNITMGTAARLADVNRFEMREILREEGIELRFGPKNMAAAKDEIDVARDLE from the coding sequence ATGTCCCGAACCACCGCCACTATCCCGGACGATCTCACCGACCTCATGGAGGGAGCAGTAAAAGCGGGAATCTTCGAAAACAAAAGCGACGCAATTCGACACGTCCTCCGAGAGTATTTCGAAGAGAATCAGAACGCCCGGATTGCCGCTGCGGTATCGCTATACGACGACGGGAACATCACGATGGGAACCGCTGCTCGCCTCGCCGACGTCAATCGGTTCGAAATGCGTGAGATCTTGCGTGAAGAGGGAATCGAACTGCGATTTGGTCCCAAGAACATGGCTGCAGCGAAAGACGAAATCGACGTCGCACGCGATCTCGAATGA
- a CDS encoding winged helix-turn-helix domain-containing protein, which yields MTRADDEILEYLASETAGTPKVIADALDRNNNYIGVRCRKLASYGLLERPSRGFYVISETGNSYLEGDLDASTLAADD from the coding sequence ATGACGCGGGCAGACGACGAGATTCTCGAGTACCTCGCATCGGAGACCGCTGGCACTCCGAAAGTGATCGCGGACGCACTCGACCGAAATAACAATTACATCGGTGTCCGCTGTCGCAAACTCGCCTCCTACGGGTTACTCGAGCGCCCGTCTCGAGGCTTCTATGTCATTTCGGAGACGGGGAACTCGTATCTCGAGGGGGATCTCGACGCGAGTACATTGGCGGCGGACGACTGA